The following proteins are encoded in a genomic region of Desulfosporosinus youngiae DSM 17734:
- a CDS encoding chemotaxis protein CheD: MNKIIGIGEYAISQNAEDVLKTFALASCVAVTAYSPVLKVAGMIHIALPDPLDREDGKRRPGYYATTGVPLLIKRMGAEFECGIKDLQIKVYGGALSVRADDFFKIGPRNLLAVRDTLASMNLKIMEAQVGGTLSRSIAMDVRTGSISMTTLQINF, encoded by the coding sequence ATGAACAAAATTATTGGAATCGGGGAGTATGCTATTTCCCAAAATGCCGAAGACGTTTTAAAGACCTTTGCCTTAGCTTCCTGTGTTGCCGTAACAGCCTACAGCCCGGTTTTAAAGGTGGCCGGGATGATCCATATAGCGCTGCCGGACCCTTTAGACCGGGAAGATGGTAAGCGAAGGCCGGGATATTATGCTACGACAGGGGTCCCCCTCCTTATCAAGAGAATGGGCGCCGAGTTTGAGTGTGGAATTAAGGATCTTCAAATAAAGGTTTATGGCGGAGCCTTGTCGGTGAGAGCGGATGATTTTTTTAAAATAGGGCCCAGAAATTTATTGGCCGTCAGAGATACTCTGGCAAGCATGAACCTGAAAATCATGGAAGCTCAGGTAGGCGGGACTCTGAGCAGAAGCATAGCAATGGATGTGCGAACAGGCTCTATTAGTATGACAACCTTGCAAATAAATTTCTGA
- a CDS encoding response regulator: MQKVLIVDDAAFMRLSIKNMLSKYNLEIAGEASNGVMGVEMYKSLRPDVVTMDITMPEMSGIEALKAIKAFDPKAKVIMVSAMGQESMVKEAIISGAKTFIVKPFKEDFLYQTISRVLGI, encoded by the coding sequence GTGCAAAAAGTATTAATTGTTGATGATGCTGCTTTTATGCGGTTGTCAATTAAAAACATGCTGAGTAAGTATAACCTGGAGATTGCAGGAGAAGCTTCAAATGGAGTAATGGGTGTCGAAATGTATAAATCATTACGTCCGGATGTGGTGACCATGGATATTACTATGCCGGAAATGTCAGGAATCGAGGCCCTTAAGGCTATTAAAGCATTTGATCCTAAGGCCAAGGTTATTATGGTATCGGCCATGGGGCAGGAGAGCATGGTCAAAGAAGCAATTATCAGCGGAGCAAAAACCTTCATTGTAAAGCCATTTAAGGAAGATTTCTTATATCAAACCATCAGCAGAGTATTAGGCATCTAA
- a CDS encoding methyl-accepting chemotaxis protein, producing MKWFYDMNVAMKLLTGFVLVAVIAAVVGVVGIRNIKLIAQSDAKLYQNMTVPISELSDISTQFQRARVNVRDAILTDDPVVVEDFANRITQRQADISRDLELYRETIESDDMKELYNDLVKKNNTFAQQINKVIDLARQDMDEEAKALMSETGASGIASRELQDAIANVIKVQLGEAKKMAEINTSQANRTVVVMILIILAGALIAIGLGVFLSSIISKPMKILSQAADQLALGDVDVDINTKRKTKDEIGILMESFGKMVVNIKDQVHVTERIAAGNLGVSVNIKSEKDILNQSLKKVVDTLQGLLAEMDQMAKHQDAGDTDVFISDDKFDGDYRVMATGVNDMAKSNLFTIQKVLTCIGEFGKGNFNVAIEKFPGKKAIVNDNIEALRKNLKEVSSEVHKLIGASHDGQLSQRGNAKAFHGDWAELIKGLNGLLDAVIEPLQESQSVLEEMAKGNLKVSVKGDYKGDHAKIKHALNDTIGNLYSYVNEISKVLTEMADGNLNVEIVNDYRGDFASIKNSLNNIIISLNEVLSNMNNASAQVALGARQVSDSAQGLSQGSTEQASAIEELTASMEEISSQTKLNATNANQANELALAAKEGAAKGNEQMKGMLKAMDDINEGSGNIFKIIKVIDEIAFQTNILALNAAVEAARAGQHGKGFAVVAEEVRNLAARSANAAKETTGLIEGSMKKVEGGTKIANDTALALSQIVEDVTKVTNLVGEIASASNEQALGINQVNQGILQVSDVVQTNSATSQESAAASEELSSQAELLRELVSRFKLKKGMGTGYRELDNLNPEVLRVLEDMSNKKKGAKNPYSSQGYAEVAATGSKPRISLSNNEFGKY from the coding sequence ATGAAATGGTTTTATGATATGAACGTTGCTATGAAGCTCTTAACCGGTTTTGTGCTGGTTGCCGTTATTGCGGCAGTGGTTGGGGTTGTGGGTATCAGAAATATTAAATTGATTGCCCAATCGGATGCCAAGCTTTATCAGAACATGACTGTGCCTATTTCAGAGTTATCGGACATATCGACTCAATTTCAACGGGCCAGGGTGAATGTACGCGACGCAATACTAACGGATGATCCTGTGGTGGTAGAGGACTTTGCCAATAGAATAACCCAGAGACAAGCAGATATCTCCAGGGATTTGGAGTTGTACAGGGAAACCATAGAATCAGACGATATGAAAGAATTATACAATGATCTGGTCAAGAAAAATAATACCTTTGCTCAACAGATTAATAAGGTAATTGATCTTGCCAGGCAGGACATGGACGAAGAGGCCAAGGCTCTTATGAGTGAAACGGGCGCCTCGGGCATTGCCTCCAGGGAATTGCAGGATGCTATCGCCAATGTTATTAAGGTTCAATTAGGGGAAGCCAAGAAGATGGCGGAAATCAATACCAGCCAGGCCAACAGGACGGTAGTTGTCATGATTCTGATCATCCTCGCAGGTGCACTCATAGCTATAGGTTTAGGCGTATTCCTCAGTTCAATTATCAGCAAACCAATGAAGATCCTTTCCCAAGCTGCCGATCAGCTGGCTCTGGGGGATGTTGATGTAGATATTAATACAAAAAGGAAAACAAAGGATGAAATCGGTATCTTAATGGAATCCTTCGGAAAAATGGTGGTAAATATCAAGGATCAAGTCCATGTAACGGAACGAATCGCGGCAGGGAATTTAGGAGTTAGCGTAAATATTAAATCAGAGAAGGATATTCTCAATCAGAGCTTGAAAAAAGTTGTGGATACCCTCCAGGGATTATTAGCGGAAATGGATCAAATGGCTAAACACCAGGATGCGGGAGACACGGACGTCTTTATTTCAGACGATAAATTTGACGGTGACTATCGAGTTATGGCTACAGGGGTTAATGATATGGCCAAAAGTAATCTCTTTACCATTCAAAAAGTCTTAACTTGTATCGGGGAATTCGGCAAGGGCAATTTTAATGTGGCGATCGAGAAATTCCCGGGTAAAAAGGCCATTGTCAACGATAATATCGAAGCTTTAAGAAAGAATTTGAAAGAAGTCAGCTCCGAAGTTCATAAGCTGATCGGTGCTTCACATGATGGCCAACTAAGCCAACGGGGGAACGCCAAAGCGTTTCATGGTGACTGGGCTGAATTAATCAAGGGGCTGAACGGACTTCTTGACGCGGTCATCGAGCCTTTGCAGGAATCCCAAAGTGTGCTTGAAGAAATGGCTAAAGGAAACCTTAAGGTCAGTGTCAAAGGGGATTACAAAGGGGATCACGCTAAAATCAAGCATGCCCTTAATGATACTATTGGCAATTTGTACTCTTATGTAAACGAAATATCCAAAGTACTGACGGAAATGGCTGATGGTAATTTGAATGTCGAAATTGTTAATGACTACAGAGGGGATTTTGCGTCCATTAAGAATTCTTTGAATAATATTATTATCTCCTTAAATGAAGTCCTAAGTAACATGAATAATGCATCGGCTCAAGTCGCTTTAGGAGCAAGACAGGTCTCCGATTCCGCCCAGGGGCTGTCCCAGGGGTCTACAGAGCAGGCAAGTGCTATCGAAGAATTGACGGCCTCGATGGAGGAGATTTCGTCCCAGACCAAACTCAATGCCACGAATGCCAATCAGGCTAATGAGCTGGCCCTGGCTGCCAAGGAGGGAGCCGCCAAGGGCAATGAGCAAATGAAGGGCATGCTTAAGGCAATGGATGATATTAATGAAGGATCGGGTAATATCTTTAAGATTATTAAAGTGATCGATGAAATTGCTTTCCAAACCAATATCCTGGCGCTTAATGCGGCAGTGGAGGCTGCCAGAGCGGGACAGCATGGCAAAGGGTTCGCAGTTGTCGCGGAAGAAGTCCGCAATTTAGCCGCCAGAAGCGCAAATGCAGCCAAAGAAACAACGGGGCTTATTGAAGGTTCTATGAAGAAGGTTGAGGGTGGTACAAAGATCGCCAACGATACGGCGCTCGCCCTAAGTCAAATTGTTGAAGATGTTACTAAAGTCACTAACTTGGTAGGGGAAATCGCGTCAGCATCTAATGAGCAAGCGCTGGGAATCAATCAAGTGAATCAGGGTATTTTACAGGTTTCTGATGTTGTGCAGACGAATTCCGCTACTTCGCAGGAAAGTGCAGCCGCAAGTGAGGAATTATCCAGTCAGGCTGAATTGCTTCGAGAACTGGTCAGCCGCTTCAAACTTAAGAAAGGCATGGGAACCGGTTACAGAGAGCTTGATAATCTGAATCCGGAGGTCTTGCGTGTACTTGAAGATATGTCCAACAAGAAGAAAGGCGCCAAAAATCCTTACTCCAGCCAGGGGTATGCTGAGGTGGCAGCAACGGGCAGCAAGCCCAGGATTTCTCTGAGCAATAATGAATTTGGCAAGTATTAA
- a CDS encoding CheR family methyltransferase, giving the protein MLTISDQEFKQLTDYIKANYGINLKSEKKTLLIGRLRNVLREKQFAGFADYFNYLITDKTGEAGITLIDKITTNHTFFMREADHFNFFRDRVLPYLAGAARDKDLRIWSAGCSSGEEPYTLAMIIDEFFGLDKRWWDTKVLATDISSKVLEMASKGIYNNEGLAAMPAYWKLNYFEKYDSERSVLTKKIRDEVIFRKFNLMDENFPFKRKFHTIFCRNVMIYFDNETKIKLVKKFYEVTEPGGYLFIGHSESLNRNETDYKYIMPAVYRKEKQ; this is encoded by the coding sequence ATGCTCACAATATCAGATCAGGAGTTTAAACAATTAACGGATTATATTAAAGCTAATTATGGAATTAACCTTAAGAGCGAAAAGAAAACCTTGCTGATCGGCAGGCTGAGAAATGTATTAAGGGAAAAGCAGTTCGCTGGTTTTGCTGATTACTTTAACTATCTCATAACCGATAAAACAGGGGAGGCAGGCATTACTCTAATTGATAAAATAACCACAAATCATACCTTCTTTATGCGGGAAGCGGATCATTTTAACTTCTTTAGAGACAGAGTACTTCCTTACCTGGCCGGCGCAGCCAGGGATAAAGACCTGCGGATCTGGAGTGCCGGGTGTTCAAGCGGAGAGGAGCCCTATACCTTAGCTATGATCATCGACGAATTCTTTGGCCTGGATAAACGATGGTGGGACACAAAAGTTTTGGCTACGGATATTTCAAGTAAGGTTTTAGAGATGGCCTCCAAAGGGATTTATAACAATGAGGGGCTAGCCGCAATGCCTGCTTACTGGAAGCTGAACTATTTTGAGAAATATGACAGCGAAAGGTCTGTTTTGACTAAGAAGATAAGGGATGAAGTAATATTCAGGAAGTTTAATCTGATGGATGAGAACTTTCCCTTTAAGAGAAAATTCCATACCATCTTTTGCAGAAATGTTATGATCTATTTTGATAACGAAACAAAAATCAAACTGGTTAAAAAGTTCTATGAGGTAACGGAGCCAGGGGGATACCTGTTTATTGGACACTCGGAATCCCTCAATCGAAATGAGACTGATTATAAATACATCATGCCGGCTGTTTATCGAAAGGAAAAGCAATGA
- a CDS encoding chemotaxis protein CheA — protein sequence MSDHYVNEPMLDLFIFETTQLVEQMEQIIISNEKACSYSMDAINEIFRIMHTIKGSSAMMLFNNISTLAHSLEDLFFFLREDQPQEVDYSELSDFVLEGLDFIKVEIAKIRNLDEADGDASVLINKLMSFLAGLKGQSPNPEMISNENRTQKKQQYYISKVKSDTTLLNSAFQATIRFEQECGMENLRAFGVINDLQGMAEDCYFFPEDLDKDESASIIREQGFTIFLKTNHSFEEIYKLLNQTIFLKDLQVNRMEDDDVFNEFHKNRTILLEDQGTGFRKRLETDHEEKEKEGCSPFAQQTIISVSVAKLDQLMDLVGEMVIAEAMVTQNPDLKGLELNNFAKAARQLRKITGELQDTVMSVRMVPLANTFQKMNRTVRDMCKKLDKEVRLQLIGEETEVDKNIIEHISDPLMHLIRNAIDHGIETPEERESRGKPRAGSIILEAKNAGGDVLISIRDDGGGFDKDRILAKAYEKGLLEQPEAEVTEKEIYNLVFLPGFSTNENVTEFSGRGVGMDVVMKNIEAVRGSIEADSVTGKGTAITLKIPLTLAIIDGMNIKVGQSRYTIPLVTIKESFRPKVTDVIIDPDNNEMIMVRGQCFPIVRLHGLYNVKTRVTDFAEGIIMMVEQDDKTLCLFADELIGQQQVVVKALPAYIRNTKKVRGLAGCTLLGDGSISLILDIGELIGLRKSG from the coding sequence GTGTCTGATCATTATGTCAATGAACCTATGCTTGATTTATTTATCTTTGAAACAACCCAACTGGTTGAACAGATGGAGCAAATAATCATAAGCAACGAAAAAGCTTGTTCCTATTCAATGGATGCTATCAATGAGATCTTTCGCATCATGCATACCATTAAAGGTTCATCAGCCATGATGCTCTTTAACAACATTTCAACTCTGGCTCATTCCCTTGAGGATTTGTTTTTCTTTCTTCGTGAGGACCAGCCTCAAGAGGTTGATTATTCTGAGCTATCGGATTTTGTGCTTGAGGGTCTTGATTTTATCAAAGTGGAGATTGCCAAAATAAGAAATCTGGACGAAGCAGATGGCGATGCTTCTGTCCTAATCAATAAGCTGATGAGTTTTTTGGCCGGCTTAAAAGGGCAGAGTCCCAATCCGGAGATGATATCCAATGAAAACCGTACCCAGAAGAAGCAGCAATACTACATAAGTAAAGTGAAATCAGATACGACCCTGCTAAATTCTGCCTTTCAGGCGACGATCAGATTTGAACAAGAGTGCGGCATGGAAAACCTGCGGGCCTTCGGGGTCATTAATGATCTGCAGGGAATGGCCGAAGACTGTTACTTCTTTCCTGAAGACCTGGATAAGGATGAAAGTGCAAGTATCATCCGTGAGCAGGGATTTACGATTTTCCTGAAAACTAACCATTCCTTTGAAGAAATTTATAAATTGCTTAATCAAACCATCTTTTTAAAAGACCTTCAAGTAAATCGAATGGAAGATGATGATGTATTTAATGAGTTTCATAAAAACCGGACAATTCTGCTTGAAGATCAGGGCACGGGATTTCGAAAACGGCTTGAAACAGACCACGAGGAAAAGGAAAAAGAAGGGTGTTCTCCCTTCGCACAGCAAACCATCATTAGCGTCAGTGTAGCGAAATTAGATCAACTTATGGATTTAGTGGGTGAGATGGTCATTGCCGAGGCTATGGTAACTCAAAATCCTGATTTAAAAGGATTAGAGTTAAACAACTTTGCAAAGGCCGCGCGCCAATTAAGGAAAATCACCGGCGAACTGCAGGATACGGTCATGTCGGTGCGCATGGTACCTTTGGCAAACACATTCCAAAAGATGAACAGAACGGTTCGTGACATGTGTAAAAAGCTTGACAAGGAAGTCCGGTTACAGCTGATCGGTGAAGAAACTGAAGTCGATAAAAATATCATTGAACATATCTCAGATCCTTTGATGCACCTGATCAGGAATGCCATTGACCATGGTATTGAAACCCCCGAGGAAAGAGAGTCCCGGGGGAAACCCAGAGCAGGCTCAATCATTCTGGAAGCCAAAAATGCAGGAGGGGATGTCTTAATCAGTATTCGGGATGACGGCGGGGGTTTTGATAAAGACAGAATCTTAGCCAAGGCTTATGAAAAAGGCTTGCTTGAGCAACCGGAAGCCGAAGTCACCGAAAAGGAGATCTATAATTTGGTATTTCTGCCGGGCTTTTCAACCAATGAGAATGTGACTGAATTCTCCGGCCGCGGAGTAGGCATGGATGTGGTTATGAAAAATATTGAGGCGGTCAGAGGGTCCATAGAGGCCGATAGTGTGACCGGAAAGGGAACGGCAATTACCCTTAAGATTCCCCTGACCTTGGCTATTATTGATGGGATGAATATTAAGGTGGGTCAGTCCCGCTATACCATCCCTTTGGTCACTATTAAGGAATCCTTCAGACCTAAAGTCACAGATGTGATTATAGATCCTGATAACAACGAAATGATCATGGTCAGAGGACAGTGTTTTCCCATAGTAAGGCTGCATGGACTCTATAATGTGAAAACCCGGGTGACCGATTTTGCCGAAGGGATCATTATGATGGTAGAACAAGACGATAAAACCCTTTGTCTATTTGCGGATGAGCTGATCGGGCAGCAGCAGGTTGTTGTAAAGGCACTTCCCGCCTATATAAGAAATACCAAGAAAGTGAGGGGCTTAGCAGGGTGCACCTTATTAGGAGATGGAAGCATCAGCTTGATTCTTGATATTGGGGAGCTTATTGGTTTGAGAAAATCTGGGTAA
- a CDS encoding chemotaxis protein CheW: MDINAEPDRLDQIEDTQKGKFLTFALGQEFYGIEIRYVTEIIGLQPITEIPEMPVYIKGIINLRGKIIPVMDVRLRFKKDHREYNDRTCIVVIEIGDISIGLIVDSVSEVISIPDQEIVAPPNGTKEGNRFIKGIGKVENDVKLLLDADKLLNGDEFESLS; this comes from the coding sequence ATGGATATTAATGCTGAACCGGATAGGCTGGATCAGATAGAAGACACGCAAAAAGGCAAGTTCCTGACCTTTGCTTTAGGTCAGGAGTTCTACGGGATCGAAATCAGATATGTAACGGAAATCATTGGACTTCAGCCGATCACCGAGATTCCGGAAATGCCTGTGTATATTAAAGGAATCATTAACCTGAGAGGCAAGATTATTCCGGTAATGGATGTAAGGCTGCGGTTTAAAAAAGACCATAGAGAGTATAACGATCGAACCTGCATTGTTGTCATTGAGATAGGGGATATCTCCATAGGCCTGATTGTGGATAGTGTTTCCGAGGTGATCTCCATCCCTGATCAAGAAATTGTCGCTCCGCCCAATGGGACTAAAGAGGGCAATAGATTCATTAAGGGGATAGGGAAAGTCGAAAATGATGTCAAACTCCTGCTTGATGCGGATAAGCTGCTTAATGGTGATGAGTTTGAAAGCCTCTCTTAG
- the cheB gene encoding chemotaxis-specific protein-glutamate methyltransferase CheB: MMRKIRVLIVEDSLVFQELLFRGISTDPLIEVVAKAMDPFDARDKILEYAPDAMTCDIEMPRMNGIDFIRRLLPQYPLPVIVVSSVSDAVFDALNAGAVDFVTKPNAQSARDVETFIHELIAKIKIAAKAKVLNQIVECTTNPAGNKDAAIEGKIIAIGASTGGTEAIFSILKALPVRIPGIVIAQHIPPVFSKMFAERINQKTHLQAKEAQTGDYVEKGSVLIAPGGQHMRLRKIGERYKVECFAGEKVNGHCPSIDVLFESVAKEAGDRAIGIILTGMGYDGAKGLLSMRRKGAVTIGQDEHSSIVYGMPKVAYEIGAVQKQAPLAAISKIILTLLN, from the coding sequence ATGATGAGAAAGATTAGGGTACTTATTGTTGAGGACTCTCTTGTGTTTCAGGAACTGCTATTCCGGGGAATTTCCACAGATCCCCTGATTGAAGTGGTTGCCAAAGCAATGGATCCATTCGATGCCCGTGACAAGATCCTGGAATATGCGCCTGATGCTATGACCTGTGATATAGAAATGCCCAGAATGAACGGAATAGATTTTATTCGAAGGCTCTTGCCCCAGTATCCTCTGCCGGTTATTGTCGTTAGTTCGGTCAGTGATGCTGTCTTTGACGCCTTAAATGCCGGAGCAGTGGATTTTGTAACCAAACCCAATGCCCAGTCCGCCAGAGATGTGGAAACCTTTATCCATGAATTAATTGCTAAAATCAAAATAGCCGCCAAGGCAAAGGTTCTTAACCAAATTGTCGAGTGTACAACAAATCCTGCGGGCAATAAAGATGCCGCTATTGAAGGAAAGATTATTGCTATCGGGGCCTCCACCGGCGGAACAGAGGCGATTTTCTCCATTCTTAAAGCGCTTCCGGTCAGAATTCCCGGAATCGTGATCGCTCAGCATATTCCCCCTGTCTTTTCCAAGATGTTCGCTGAGAGAATCAATCAAAAAACTCACTTGCAGGCTAAGGAAGCGCAGACGGGGGACTATGTGGAAAAAGGCAGCGTCCTGATTGCTCCGGGGGGACAGCATATGCGGCTCAGGAAAATCGGCGAGAGATATAAGGTTGAGTGCTTCGCAGGTGAGAAAGTTAACGGACACTGTCCGTCCATCGATGTGCTCTTTGAATCGGTTGCCAAAGAAGCCGGTGACAGGGCGATCGGCATAATACTCACCGGCATGGGGTATGACGGAGCAAAAGGGCTTCTCTCAATGAGGCGAAAGGGTGCTGTGACGATAGGACAGGACGAACATTCATCCATAGTCTATGGCATGCCCAAAGTAGCCTATGAAATAGGAGCCGTTCAGAAACAGGCTCCCCTGGCGGCTATTTCTAAAATCATCCTGACGTTGTTGAATTAG
- a CDS encoding TetR/AcrR family transcriptional regulator, whose protein sequence is MGPKLLSTKEGLIIAAIEVISERGLQGLTTKEVAKRQGISESTIFKHYKTKNELLLAVLDHFSQFDQAIIESMEDKKHHPIEAIIYFVDSYVTYYANYPQITAIIHTYEGFLREPQLSKRIKEIFNNRLSTMQLLIEEAKAHREFKADLDSEHLAGIIIGLERLISLKWRINNYNFSLRDHTLSALKMQLDLLSKE, encoded by the coding sequence ATGGGACCTAAATTGTTGTCTACAAAAGAAGGTCTGATAATAGCAGCTATTGAGGTTATCAGCGAACGCGGCCTGCAAGGGCTCACTACGAAAGAAGTTGCTAAAAGGCAAGGGATTTCAGAATCAACCATATTTAAGCACTATAAGACTAAAAACGAACTTCTATTGGCTGTGCTGGATCATTTCTCTCAATTTGACCAGGCAATCATTGAATCAATGGAGGATAAGAAACATCACCCCATAGAAGCAATCATCTATTTCGTGGATTCTTATGTCACTTACTATGCAAATTATCCGCAGATCACTGCTATTATTCATACCTATGAGGGATTTCTGCGTGAACCCCAGCTTAGTAAGAGGATCAAAGAGATTTTTAACAACCGGCTAAGTACTATGCAGCTGTTAATTGAGGAAGCTAAAGCCCATAGGGAATTTAAGGCTGATTTGGATAGTGAGCATCTTGCCGGCATCATTATTGGTTTAGAAAGACTTATTTCCCTTAAGTGGCGTATTAATAATTATAACTTTTCTTTGCGAGACCATACGTTATCGGCACTTAAAATGCAGCTCGATCTATTATCGAAGGAATAA
- a CDS encoding magnesium transporter CorA family protein, whose amino-acid sequence MLAVYNTSDNMIVNTNKLDEKGSWINMINPTEDEISLVIKATGIEDYFIRDVLDDEERPRIETENNQILVIINVPIIQDAAVIYETIPLGIILTDNHIVTVCLQDVDVLKDFVHGKIRGLETYKKTRFLFQILYKSALLYLTLLREIDKKTNEIELALHKAMKNKELFRLLNLQKSLVYFTTSLKSNEKVMEKMLRTKVLKVYEEDHDLLEDVIIENKQALEMAETYSNISTSMMDAFASIISNNLNMVMKFLASITIILALPTMLASFFGMNVKIPLQTSDYGFAIVVGMSVILCFGGIIFLTKKEMF is encoded by the coding sequence ATGTTAGCAGTCTATAATACATCAGACAATATGATCGTCAATACAAATAAACTAGACGAAAAGGGTTCCTGGATTAATATGATTAACCCTACGGAGGATGAAATTTCCCTCGTAATAAAGGCCACAGGAATAGAAGATTATTTCATCAGAGATGTTTTGGATGATGAAGAAAGACCCCGGATTGAAACTGAGAATAATCAGATCCTGGTTATTATTAATGTACCGATTATTCAAGATGCGGCAGTCATCTACGAAACAATTCCCCTTGGAATTATCCTGACCGACAATCATATTGTGACGGTGTGCTTGCAGGATGTTGATGTCCTGAAAGATTTTGTTCATGGTAAAATCCGCGGCCTGGAAACCTATAAAAAGACGCGGTTTCTGTTTCAGATTCTCTATAAAAGCGCATTATTATATTTGACTCTGCTCAGGGAGATTGATAAAAAAACCAACGAAATAGAGCTGGCCCTTCACAAAGCCATGAAGAATAAGGAATTATTCAGGCTGCTGAACCTGCAAAAGAGTCTTGTCTACTTTACGACATCCTTAAAATCCAATGAAAAGGTCATGGAAAAGATGTTAAGAACAAAAGTCCTAAAAGTCTATGAAGAGGACCATGACCTGCTGGAAGATGTCATTATCGAGAATAAACAAGCCTTAGAGATGGCGGAAACCTATAGCAACATTTCGACCAGTATGATGGATGCCTTTGCTTCGATTATTTCTAACAATTTAAATATGGTAATGAAGTTCTTGGCGTCTATTACAATTATCTTAGCTCTGCCGACTATGTTAGCCAGCTTCTTTGGAATGAACGTAAAAATCCCCTTACAGACCTCAGACTACGGTTTTGCAATCGTCGTGGGTATGTCGGTCATTCTTTGTTTTGGTGGAATCATTTTTTTGACAAAAAAGGAAATGTTCTAG
- a CDS encoding glutamate synthase subunit beta, protein MGKATGFLEYTRINPKKRSPEERIRDWNEIRLPRDPEVVKTQGARCMNCGIPFCHSGVLLNGMASGCPLHNLIPEWNGLIYKGQWEEAYKRLTRTSPFPEFTSRVCPAPCEGACTEGHILESVTINSLEYEIIEKAFAEGWVVPRKGKATGRKIAIVGSGPAGLSAAYYLNTVGHEVTVYERSDRVGGLMMYGIPNMKLEKRIVERRFVLLKESGINFILNTEVGNDIPAQELVDQYDAVVLCAGATKARGLDVEGSQLKGVHYAVDFLGVNTKSLLDSNLQDGKFISAEGKNVIIIGGGDTGTDCVATSIRHGCKSVYQFEIMPEPPAQRIEESNPWPEWPKKLKVDYGQEEAISLSGKDPRNYLISTKKMAGNEKGEVKEVHTVEIAWVKNASGRMVPQEVPGTEKVWQADLVLLAMGFLGPEDRIADELKLDRDSRSNVKAEYEVFQTNLDKVFTAGDMRRGQSLIVWALQEGKLAAREVDKYLMGKSVIK, encoded by the coding sequence AAGAAACGGTCTCCCGAAGAACGAATAAGGGACTGGAATGAAATAAGACTGCCCCGGGACCCCGAGGTTGTTAAGACTCAGGGTGCGCGCTGTATGAACTGCGGAATTCCCTTTTGCCACAGCGGGGTTCTGTTAAATGGCATGGCCTCGGGATGTCCTCTGCACAATCTTATTCCGGAGTGGAACGGGCTTATTTATAAAGGTCAGTGGGAAGAAGCTTACAAAAGGCTGACCAGAACCAGTCCTTTCCCGGAATTTACGTCCAGAGTGTGCCCCGCACCATGTGAAGGGGCCTGCACAGAAGGTCATATTCTGGAGTCTGTTACCATAAACAGTCTTGAATATGAAATTATCGAGAAAGCATTTGCTGAAGGGTGGGTAGTGCCCCGGAAAGGTAAAGCCACCGGCAGGAAAATTGCGATTGTCGGATCAGGCCCGGCAGGATTATCGGCAGCCTACTATCTCAATACCGTGGGGCATGAGGTAACTGTCTATGAGAGAAGTGACAGAGTCGGCGGCCTGATGATGTACGGAATTCCCAATATGAAACTTGAAAAGCGCATCGTGGAAAGACGTTTTGTGCTGCTGAAGGAATCAGGAATCAACTTTATTCTGAACACTGAGGTGGGCAACGATATCCCTGCCCAGGAACTGGTGGATCAGTATGATGCTGTTGTGTTATGCGCCGGTGCAACCAAGGCCCGGGGACTTGATGTTGAAGGAAGCCAACTTAAAGGAGTTCACTATGCAGTGGATTTCCTGGGAGTGAATACCAAAAGCCTCCTGGATTCCAATCTGCAGGACGGCAAGTTCATTAGTGCTGAAGGTAAGAATGTCATCATTATCGGCGGAGGGGATACGGGAACGGATTGTGTAGCCACCTCCATACGGCATGGCTGTAAGAGCGTCTATCAGTTTGAAATTATGCCGGAACCGCCTGCGCAGAGAATAGAGGAGTCGAATCCCTGGCCGGAATGGCCGAAAAAACTTAAGGTAGACTACGGCCAGGAAGAAGCCATTAGCCTGTCCGGCAAGGATCCCAGGAATTATCTTATCTCGACTAAAAAGATGGCAGGGAATGAGAAGGGTGAGGTTAAGGAAGTTCATACCGTGGAAATTGCCTGGGTCAAAAATGCCTCGGGAAGAATGGTGCCTCAGGAAGTTCCCGGGACTGAAAAAGTATGGCAGGCCGACCTGGTGCTGCTTGCCATGGGATTCCTGGGACCGGAAGATAGGATTGCGGATGAGCTTAAGCTTGACAGAGACTCACGAAGCAATGTGAAAGCTGAATACGAAGTTTTTCAGACGAATCTGGATAAGGTATTTACGGCCGGGGATATGAGAAGAGGTCAGAGTCTCATTGTCTGGGCTCTTCAAGAAGGAAAGCTTGCTGCACGTGAAGTTGATAAATACCTCATGGGTAAAAGTGTTATTAAGTAA